From one Mytilus trossulus isolate FHL-02 chromosome 10, PNRI_Mtr1.1.1.hap1, whole genome shotgun sequence genomic stretch:
- the LOC134686477 gene encoding uncharacterized protein LOC134686477, with product MTCYDENIMVYIKSILFSWICVLLTVTDIQIVHLQTVPNPCPNVTPKSTIADMCTTQYVTEGDKNGGTTVDSVSLRVRTQQDGCTCEVALQNQTSLYTIYMRKYDSNTIAAPEKQACGLAIVTDYKIPEGFPDNAYPVECTEGTQSRSISLRTNGILHLRSRVINGTFTRGYCMQIYRHHNPGENLGIEINCFRPNMETPKQKTNATIQDTPVSDTNSALYIGIGVGSAVVVIALFVTIAIIIIRRKGNKDMNGAEKQTEVDCTNNDSDGLKYNTLYNSSEHQDIMEGDYHTVELEGKQKRTGIQNLGSDNSVDGGNYSSIDIVNIHGLDGSKPDNRIKSKSATTPRSETQRPEKETSNTLKHVTEDSYVEYAVVDKSGRTDQNIKHISAPNDSNVEYAIIDKK from the exons ATGACATGCTATGACGAAAACATAATGGTGTACATCAAATCTATCCTTTTCTCCTGGATATGTGTACTTCTAACAGTAACag atataCAAATTGTTCACCTACAAACAGTTCCAAATCCATGTCCTAATGTTACTCCTAAATCAACAATAG CGGACATGTGCACAACACAGTATGTAACAGAGGGAGATAAAAATGGAGGTACAACAGTAGACAGTGTATCATTACGTGTACGGACCCAACAAGATGGATGTACATGTGAAGTTGCATTACAAAATCAGACTagtttatatactatatatatgagGAAGTATGATTCAAATACAATAGCAGCTCCAGAGAAGCAGGCATGTGGTCTGGCCATTGTTACAGACTACAAAATTCCTGAAGGATTTCCTGATAATGCATATCCTGTAGAATGCACAGAAGGAACACAATCTCGCTCTATATCTCTTAGAACAAATGGAATTCTTCATCTGCGATCTAGAGTGATTAATGGTACTTTCACAAGAGGATATTGCATGCAAATATATCGAC ATCACAATCCTGGAGAAAACTTAGGTATAGAAATAAACTGCTTTCGTCCTAATATGGAAACACCAAAACAAAAGACCAATGCTACTATTCAGGACACGCCTGTATCAG ATACAAATTCAGCACTGTATATTGGCATCGGTGTAGGTTCTGCTGTTGTGGTTATTGCTTTGTTTGTAACAATAGCTATTATAATCATCAG GCGAAAAGgtaataaagatatgaatggtgctgaaaaacaaacagaagtAGATTGCACTAATAATGATTCTGACGGATTAAAATATAACACTTTATACAATTCATCTGAACACCAAGACATCATGGAAGGGGATTATCATACTGTTGAGTTAGAgggaaaacaaaaaagaactGGGATACAGAACTTAGGTAGCGATAACAGTGTAGATGGTGGAAACTATAGCTCCATTGATATAGTTAACATACACGGGTTAGATGGTTCAAAACCTGACAATAGAATTAAGTCAAAATCCGCCACCACACCTAGATCAGAAACCCAAAGACCTGAAAAAGAGACAAGTAATACCTTAAAACACGTGACTGAAGACAGTTATGTCGAGTATGCGGTTGTTGACAAAAGCGGAAGAACTGaccaaaatattaaacatatttctgCTCCAAATGATAGCAATGTGGAGTATGCTATCattgataaaaaatga